Proteins from one Malaya genurostris strain Urasoe2022 chromosome 2, Malgen_1.1, whole genome shotgun sequence genomic window:
- the LOC131427160 gene encoding beta-alanine-activating enzyme, with translation MLDIDAFRRFSTAYAIIYHSSNERKISFTYTQLLTAVTSVKQVIETQKLVGHCFGVFITHSPALIAVVIGINYSESVFYCLNANYNIPRVIEELIRVGSCYCFCLDKDVVHFSKTESNFRILNILNLLDENIALLQFISDVSSTKAACGIAYYIGTSGSTGQPKLVKVPNLCIQPNLEKLKDLLQVTQDDRLFVSSPSSFDPFVVDVFLAVRNGACLILVTNEIRLDSERLLGVLFVQDRVTIMQLTPSLFQRWNEQSVADVILRKDSSLRHLVLGGEPFPVQMKIPDQTSTAIHNIYGITEISCWATIETVNPKIVGGDISLGLPLDCSIELQLRQVDDNDIVLSKNQEAYPLRGQLFVGSRTRKCVVNDEPMTTFLATEEVLYRGTGDLVELRQDSKFYYLGRCDELVKRFGTRVSLVCVEQMADRCHGVRKSCAVFDELNHKLVLFYTTNDKSDHEASITEKLKTVLCNEMMPDEFIEIKTFPLCKHGKIDRKSLVGHYRKHCEQQKLTTHSDIRETFNEQIYKLLGVGCANSHKSKRQKWDGKISFLDAGGTSIQAIQLTTFLQDYASSPIPHLIGLLLDKAVSLTDIASYLDETTHLISSNSSKAINVHAVKDSMEISIGARFNMNKCIDASPTTFYSKIHNRNFLAVGSHSHKVVVVDTQSDQIVSELILPDRIESAVSYLTDQEHGFVGCYDGFLYCFDVLTSNILWKFSSGGMIKGRALVSDSLIVFGSYAEEYNLFALEYNGTLVWKTRIGSKGILSSPLALHDRFAFVATLDGTCLCFTIKDGFQNWSKKLNSPVFANCSVVEHLQLILVAEVQGVIHCFTSQNGEELWSVSTDGNIFSTPIVQQQSDDSVRILLGCHDKHLYCFSFTNNSACEGAKLVWKIRLQSPIYSGPVLLDDDLIIVCSTSGYINLVSLTSTQVVTVIKLGGEIFSTAVVVDSNTFYIGCRDNTLYKLDKVNSKGSNQ, from the exons ATGTTGGATATTGATGCTTTTCGTAGGTTCTCGACTGCTTacgcaattatttatcattctAGCAATGAGCGCAAGATTAGCTTTACATACACTCAGTTGCTTACAGCAGTTACTAGTGTGAAGCAAGTCatcgaaactcagaaactcgttGGACACTGTTTCGGTGTTTTCATAACGCATTCACCGGCACTGATAGCCGTTGTCATTGG AATAAACTATTCGGAATCAGTCTTTTATTGTTTAAACGCTAATTACAACATTCCCCGCGTCATAGAGGAATTGATACGTGTTGGCTCCTGCTATTGTTTCTGCCTTGATAAGGATGTTGTGCATTTCAGCAAAActgaatcaaatttcagaattctaaatattttgaatttacTTGACGAGAACATAGCTTTGCTGCAATTCATATCGGATGTTTCTTCAACAAAAGCTGCGTGTGGTATTGCATATTACATTGGTACATCCGGTAGTACGGGTCAGCCTAAGTTGGTTAAAGTACCCAATCTTTGCATTCAACCAAATTTGGAAAAATTGAAAGATTTACTTCAAGTGACGCAGGATGATCGCTTATTCGTATCATCGCCCTCATCGTTTGATCCATTTGTGGTGGATGTGTTTCTGGCAGTACGGAATGGAGCCTGTCTAATTTTGGTGACAAATGAAATTCGTTTGGACTCCGAACGATTGCTAGGAGTATTGTTTGTACAGGATCGTGTCACCATTATGCAGCTGACTCCATCACTTTTTCAACGTTGGAACGAACAATCCGTTGCTGATGTGATTCTCAGGAAAGATAGTTCCCTCAG GCATTTAGTGTTAGGCGGTGAACCATTTCCGGTGCAAATGAAGATACCGGATCAGACCTCAACTGCCATTCACAACATATATGGAATCACCGAGATTTCTTGTTGGGCAACTATTGAAACAGTTAATCCCAAAATTGTAGGTGGTGACATATCTTTAGGATTGCCACTGGATTGCTCAATTGAGTTGCAGTTAAGGCAAGTTGACGACAACGATATTGTTCTGTCCAAAAACCAGGAAGCATATCCATTGCGAGGTCAGCTTTTCGTAGGCAGTCGCACTCGTAAATGTGTGGTGAATGATGAGCCAATGACAACGTTTCTCGCCACCGAGGAGGTTCTCTATCGAGGCACCGGTGATCTTGTCGAACTACGACAGGACTCCAAATTCTACTACCTAGGTCGCTGTGATGAACTGGTCAAAAGGTTCGGTACACGAGTAAGTTTAGTGTGTGTCGAGCAGATGGCGGATCGATGTCATGGGGTAAGGAAAAGTTGTGCTGTATTCGACGAATTAAACCATAAATTGGTACTGTTTTATACGACGAATGACAAATCTGATCACGAAGCAAGCATTACTGAAAAGCTCAAAACAGTACTTTGTAATGAAATGATGCCTGatgaattcattgaaattaaaacatttccaTTGTGCAAGCATGGTAAAATCGATCGGAAAAGTCTTGTTGGACATTATCGAAAACATTGTGAGCAACAGAAGCTCACTACACATAGTGACATACGTGAAACATTCAATGAACAGATTTACAAACTTTTAGGAGTAGGCTGTGCAAATTCTCACAAGTCCAAACGTCAAAAATGGGATGGTAAAATCTCATTTCTGGATGCAGGAGGTACGTCCATTCAGGCGATTCAGTTAACTACTTTTCTGCAAGACTACGCCAGTTCTCCAATACCTCATTTGATCGGTTTACTGTTGGACAAGGCAGTTTCATTGACGGATATTGCATCGTATTTGGATGAAACTACCCACTTGATCTCATCGAATAGTTCGAAGGCTATAAATGTGCATGCTGTGAAAGATAGTATGGAAATCTCTATCGGAGCTCGTTTTAACATGAACAAATGCATCGATGCAAGCCCGACTACGTTTTATAGTAAGATACATAATCGAAACTTTTTGGCAGTAGGAAGTCACTCTCACAAAGTGGTTGTAGTTGATACACAAAGTGACCAGATTGTTTCGGAACTTATACTTCCTGATCGAATAGAAAGCGCCGTTAGTTATTTGACAGATCAAGAACATGGTTTTGTTGGATGCTATGATGGTTTTTTGTATTGTTTCGATGTGTTAACTTCCAATATCCTTTGGAAGTTCAGTTCCGGTGGGATGATTAAGGGTAGAGCTTTAGTATCCGATTCTCTAATTGTATTTGGCAGCTATGCTGAAGAATACAATCTTTTTGCTCTGGAATAT AATGGAACACTTGTCTGGAAGACACGAATAGGATCAAAAGGGATTCTTTCCTCACCACTAGCGTTGCATGATAGATTTGCATTTGTGGCCACCCTGGATGGTACTTGTTTGTGCTTCACAATTAAAGACGGGTTCCAAAATTGGTCGAAAAAACTCAATTCACCGGTATTTGCCAACTGCAGCGTCGTGGAACATCTACAGTTAATACTTGTAGCCGAGGTACAAGGAGTAATTCATTGTTTTACTAGTCAAAATGGAGAAGAG CTCTGGTCAGTTTCAACAGATGGTAACATATTCTCTACACCGATAGTACAACAGCAGTCCGATGATTCCGTAAGGATTCTTCTCGGTTGTCATGATAAGCATCTGTATTGCTTCAGCTTTACCAACAATAGTGCCTGCGAAGGCGCCAAACTCGTTTGGAAAATAAGATTGCAGTCTCCCATCTACTCAGGTCCTGTGTTGTTAGATGACGACTTGATAATTGTTTGCAGCACATCTGGTTATATCAATTTGGTTTCGCTAACGAGTACTCAAGTGGTTACAGTTATTAAATTGGGTGGAGAAATATTTTCGACAGCAGTAGTTGTGGATTCAAACACATTTTATATTGGTTGTCGTGATAATACACTATATAAGCTTGATAAAGTCAATTCAAAAGGTTCGAATCAGtga